Below is a window of Synechococcus sp. MW101C3 DNA.
CACGCCGATGCGGCTGGAGGAATCGGTAAGCAGGGCCACCCGCGCGGTGGTGGGGGTGACGCTGGCCACCCGGCCCACCAGGCCGCCCGGGCCCACCACCGCATCACCGCGGCGAATACCCTGAAGCTCACCGGCGCCGAGCACCAACTGCTTCCACCAGCCCTCGGGCTCGCGCGAGATCACCGCCGCCGTGACCTCCTGGGGGTTGGCCCGCTGCAGACCCAGCAGGGTGCGCAGGCGCCGGTTGTCCTGCTCCAACTGGGCCAGTCGGCTGCGCTGGTCGAGCTGCTGGGCTGACTGCAACCACTCGCGCTGGGCCGTGCCGGGCCAGAACGGACGGCTGACCAGCGCGTAGGCATCCGTGAGGAAGGCCCCCTTGCTGAAGCGGACCCCCACCAGCGCCAGCAGCAGCAGCCACCAGGGCCAAGCCTGGATCACCCGTTGCAGCGAGGGGACGCGCGGCAGGCGCCCGAACGGCATGGATTTCAGGAGGACAGACGGGAGAAGTCAGGCGTGTCGAGCACGCGCTCCAGGCGCTTGTAGTCCTCCAGCACCTGGCCGCAGCCACTGACCACGCACAGGAGCGGATCCTGGGCCACGTGGGTGAGGATCCCGGTTTCGTGGCTGATCAGCTCGCTGATGCCGCGCACCAGGGCACCACCGCCGGCCAGCATGATGCCGCGATCGACGATGTCGGCGGCGAGCTCGGGCGGGGTGCGCTCAAGGGTGCGCTTCACCGCCTCCACGATCACGTTGAGCGGTTCGGCCATCGCTTCACGGATGTCACCGGAGCGCACGTTGATGGTGCGGGGCAGGCCGGAGAGCAGGTGCAGCCCGCGCACG
It encodes the following:
- the mreC gene encoding rod shape-determining protein MreC; the encoded protein is MPFGRLPRVPSLQRVIQAWPWWLLLLALVGVRFSKGAFLTDAYALVSRPFWPGTAQREWLQSAQQLDQRSRLAQLEQDNRRLRTLLGLQRANPQEVTAAVISREPEGWWKQLVLGAGELQGIRRGDAVVGPGGLVGRVASVTPTTARVALLTDSSSRIGVWVGRTQSMGLLTGVNGSRPELRFLVKDPQVRPGDVVVTSPASTLVPPGMSVGVIQSVDEKAVPAPTAVVQLSAPVEAIDWVQVLVQPRQAAP